The window GCTTGGGGATACGGGAAGCACCTATATCCTGAACCGGGAAGGCACGAAAGTGGCTCACGAGGACTTTTCTCTGGTGCTGGCGCAGCAAAATGATATGGAGGCAGCAAAAACAGATCAGGCTGTATATGGAGAGATCGCAAAGCTGGAAACTGCAATGGTAAAGGGAGAAACCGGCTTTGATTTCTATGATTGGAACGGGGAAAGTAAGTTTGGCTCCTATACTCCTGTGAAAGATACCAATGGCTGGTCGGTAAATGTGACGGCCTCGGAATCGGAATTCATGTCCGGGGTCAAAGCCTCCATGCTAAGCTCCGTTATTTTGGGGCTTGTCTCTATGATCATCGCGGTTTTCATCATGCTTCGGATCACCAACCGGATCACAAAACCCATCGGGCAGGTGGTGGATTCTATTGATAAGTTATCTGCCGGTGATCTGGGCATAGAGCTTCACATGGAGCGTCGGGATGAAATCGGGGGAATCGGGGAAAAGGTCAATGAAATGGCGGGAAAATACAGGGATATCATCAGCGATATTTCCCGGTTTCTCCAGGAGGTTTCCTGCGGAAACTTAGTGGTCCAAAGCGATTGCCAATATCCTGGTGAATTTGACGGCATTCGCAGTTCCATGGAAATGATCGCTTCCCGCTTAAATGATACCATACTAAACATCAGTGCCTCCGCCCAGGAAGTGGATTACGGTGCCGGACAGGTTTCCAGCGTTTCCCAGGCTCTTGCCTCAGGAGCAGCCTTGCAGGCAGAAACCGTGGAAGAATTGAATATTTCCATTGCAAATGTTTCAGAAAAGGCTGTAAAAAATACGGAGCATGTGAAAAGGGCTTCGGATTATGTAAATCAGTCCGGGGCAAGGGTCAATGATGGTAACCGGCATATGGAAAGTTTGAATGAGGCCATGAATGAGGTAAGCATGTTTTCTGAAAAGATATCCGGGATCACAAAGATGATCGAAGATATTGCGTTTCAGACCAATATTCTGGCTTTAAACGCTGCCGTGGAGGCTGCCCGTGCAGGGGATGCAGGCAGGGGATTTGCGGTTGTGGCCGGAGAGGTGAGGAACTTGTCGGCGAAATCTGCGGAGGCGGCAAAACAGACGGCTCAGCTGATCGGGCATACGGTAAAGGCGGTTTCAGAGGGAAAGAAGCAGACTGATGAGACGGCAGAGATCCTTATGGAGGTATCTGAAAAATCACTCCTTTTGGAGCAGGTGATCGAGGAAATTCAATCGGCCTCCCTGGATCAGGCGCAGGCCATGGAACAGATCAGAGAAGGATTGTCCCAGGTATCGGCTGTGGTTCAAGCCAATGCCGCAACAGCCCAGGAAAGCTCCTCCTCCAGTGAAGAACTGGCTGCCCAGGCCAGGATCTTAAATCAGGAGGTTTCAAAATTCAAATTGATTGAAGAATATGCTCCTCCAGAAGATAATGATAATGAGGAACAGCCGGAGGATCCGGAAGAATGTTAAAACGGCCTATCCCGACACGGGATGGGTTTTTTTGATTCATGGAAAAATTTCATCCTGTGAATCAAAAAACTTCCGCCAGAGTGCTCGGCCCGGCAATCAGAATTTTAATATAAATGCTGTATTTATCAATCAGTTATGATATATTTGTAAAGAATAGCCAATCAGAAGACCAATGAAAGGTATTACATAGGTATGAAAGTCCATATGGAGCGTTTTCTTGGAAAAAAATCAAGCATACAAAGAAAGGTTGTTGTAGCATACCTTTTAATTGCAGTTCTTCCCCTTCTCATCATTACCCTGTCAGCCAGTATCCTTTACTACAGAAGCTTTTTAAAGGAAGCCTATGGCCTGGTGGAACAAAATGCGCGATTGCATGAAATCGTTGTACAGGAGAGGATGAATGCTTATGAAAATGTTTTATATGAACTCATTACTAAAAAAGAATATATTGAATTATCAAAAGACATTAATACAAAGGATGAAAATTCCCTGCTGATAGACAGTGCCCATATGGAGACGCTGCTTCGTAGCTGTGTTTACACATATGACGGGATCAGGAGCATTACGTTTCTGGCGGACAGCGGCAGATATGTGACATATTCCAAATGGTATGGAAGCATGAATGAAAATATCTGGTCAGAGCCGGAGCAGAGAAAGAAGATCCATGATGAAATTGAGAAACGCCAGAAGCTGACGTTTATAGCGACGGTGAACTTAAGCAACTCCCCTCAGAAAGATGATTTTGTCATTCTCATGGGATATCCGGTAAAGAACTTAAGGACAAAGGAACAAAGCGGTGTCCTGGTGGTAGCCTTGGAAGACAATGTTCTGTTATTTGATAACGGCAGACAGGATCAAAAAGGAAAAGGGGGCGACAGCGGTGTCACCACGGTAATTGTGGATGGCAGTGATAAGATTCTTGCAGGAATTGGACCGGCCTATGTAAATGGCAGATATGAGGATTACCTGGATAAAGAGTTTGGCGGTATGAGGGGGATTTCAGAGAACCGGAGAAAAATAGAGGGCACAGAATGGACGATTGTGAATATTATTGATGCAGCAGTCTATCAAAAGGAGATCTATCATTTTATCCGCATTGTTCTGGTGTTAATGGTGGCAATTACCTTCCTCTTTTTTGTTATATTGTTTTTTATATCAAAAAGGTATCTTGGAGCCATTCAGAAGATCGCCCAGAATATCCATGACTTTAAGGGAACAGATGCGGATCAGATCATAACGGATTTGAATGAAGAAGATGAATTGTACGTAATCGTCAGGCAGTTTAACAAGATGACTGCCCGGGTGAATTCCCTTGTAGAGACCTTGAGACAGAGAAATGAAGAGATAAAAGCCGCTGCCATCAGCCAGAAGCATGCGGAAATCAAGGCTCTGGAAGCCCAGATAAACCCTCATTTTTTATATAATATTCTGGATTCCATTAATTGGAGAGCTGTTGAACATGACGAAGAGGAAATCAGCAATATGCTTGGTACATTGGGGAGTCTTTTACGGTACAGCGTATCCAATATTGATATGATGGTGATGCTGGAGGCGGAAATCAGCTGGCTGGAAAAATATATATTTCTTCAAAGAGACCGTTTCCAGAATTCTTTTGATTGTCAATATGATATTACAAATGAGGCAATGGTGTTTCCCATCTATAAGATGCTTTTGCAGCCGATCATAGAGAATATAATCCTGCATGCCTTTGAAGAAGTGAAGGAAGGCGGCATGATTGATGTGAAAGCATTTATCCGGGAAGACGGAAAGCTGGAAATCAGAGTAAAAGATAATGGATGCGGCATGGCAGACGAGACTCTTGCGGAAATTAAAAAAGAGATATCGGAAGAAGGAGCCTTAAACGGCAGAAGCATCGGCATCAGCAATGTGGTCCACAGGCTTCGCATTTATTATCAGGATGAAGCAGATATTGTTGTGAAGAGCAAACCAGGAGAAGGAACGGAGTTTATTTTAATCATACCGGACAAACAGGAAGGAAAGCTTTACGGATAGAAAGGAAGCGAAGACGGGAAATGAAAACGGTCATTATCGTGGAAGACGAGTTTCGGATCAGGCATGGGCTCAGCAATCTGATTAATAAAGTCAACATGGGCTGCCGGGTGATAGGGGAAGCGGAAAACGGATATGAGGGGCTTAAAATGATTCAGGATATGGAATGCGATATCGTAATCACTGATATCCGCATGCCGAAAATGGACGGGCTGGAGATGATTGAAAAGGCGAGAAACATAGGTGCATCATGTACCTTTGTAATCCTGAGCGGTTATGCTGAATTTGAATATGCCAGGAGAGGAATGCGCCTTGGAGTAAAGGATTATTTGCTGAAGCCGGTTATGATATCCGATGTGAAGGAGTTATTGGTGAAATTAGGGGACAGGAAAGAAGAAAGTCCGCCCCGTAATTTTGAAACAGGGCAGTATTCCAGGGTGGTGAGGGAAATGGTCACCACAATGGAGGAGAATTATGGAATGCGCATTGGCTTAGATACTTTTTCCGAGAAGTTCCGGTTAACGCCGGAATACATCAGTAATCTTTTCGGCAGAGAAACCGGCATGACCTTCTCCAATTACATAAAAAGAATCAGGATCGAAAAGGCAAAAGAGCTTATATTGGCTACAGATATGAAAATCTATGAAATTGCATGCAGAGTCGGATACCCGGATCAAAAGTATTTTTCAAAGGTTTTCAAGGAATATACGGGAGTCTCGGCAAAGCAGTTTGCAATAGACAGCCGAAAAGAGGAACGCCGGCCGGCAGGAGAATAATTCCTGTTGCCCGGCGTTACTTTAACTTTCTACACTTTTCTTAAGATAATGATATTTTTTTAGGATTACAGGAAGATTATACTAAACACATAAAGAATACAGGAGGGGTAATCAATGAAAAAAAGATTGGCTGTATTTACAGCACTTGCTATGGCAATGGGGACGCTTGCTGCTTGTGCAAACAAGGCGGAAGCACCTGTGCCGACTGAAACCACGTCTGCCGCGGCAAGCAGCGGGGCTTTAGAAACCACGGGAAGTCCAGGCACCGGAAAAGCTTCTAAAGAGGGCAGGCAGGAAATCACGTTCTGGCACTATATGTCGGAGGATAAAGAAGGAAAATATGTGGTTCAGGCTGTGGAGGAGTTTAACAATTCTCAGGATGAGATTTATGTAACGGCCCAATATCTTCCAAGAGAAGAGCTTATGAAGCAGTATACCATCGGCGTCGTATCAGGGGAGCTGCCGGATTGCGGTATGGTGGACAATCCGGACCACAATTCATATGCTTCCATGGGAGTTTTTGAGGACATAACCGACCTTTACAAGTCATGGCCAGAGGCGAATTTCATGGAAGGTTCCATTAATTCCTGTTATTACGAGGGGAAACTCTACGGTCTTCCATGGGGGAACAACTGTCTGGGGCTTTTTTATAACAGAGAGATGTTAAAGGCCGCAGGCGTAGAGGTGCCGGCTACATGGTCAGAATTGGAAGCGGCCTGCGAAAAGCTGACAACGGATAAGGTAAAAGGGCTGGCGATCTCAGCCATCGGAAATGAGGAAGGCACCTTCCAGTATATGCCGTGGCTCTTGTCTTCCGGCGGAAGTGTTACAGACCTTACTTCAGAAGGTTCCAGGAAATCCATGACATTTTTACAGGGCCTGATCGAAAAGGGTTACATAAGCAGAGAGTGTGTGAACTGGACCCAGGCAGATGCGGAGAAGCAGTTTGCATCAGGCCAGGCAGCGATGATGATCAACGGACCGTGGCAGTTTTCCAGTCTGGAACAGGATGCCCCCGGACTTGATTACAGGGTATCAAAGGTTCCTAAAGCAGATGACGGTGTTTATGCCTCCGTGCTGGGAGGAGAAAATTTAGCCATCTGCAAGGATGCCAATGTAGAGGCATCCTGGAAGTTCCTGACCTGGATGTCAAGCAAAGAGAAATCTCAGGAAATCTGTAAGGCAATGGGCCGGTTTTCTCCAAGAGCTGACGTGGATATCCAGGTGATGTTTGCCGATGATCCTTTAAATTCCGTATTTGCAGAAGTTATGCCGGATGCCCAGTCAAGAGGACCGTCACCGGACTGGCCGGAAATGTCTGCAGCGATTTATACGGCCCAGCAGGAAGTCTTTACCGGTCAGAAGGATGTGGATACGGCAATGGCTGATGCCCAGGCAAAAATTGATAAAATAAAGGCTCAGTAAGACATAAGCGGAATGGTCTCATCCCATGTACAATGCTCCATTGTGATGTGGTGAGACCTTTTCTACATAAAAGTAAGGGAAGGAGAAGTCGCGGATGAAATTGACCAGAAGGGAGAGACAGGAGCTGCTGTTTGGATACTGCCTGATATTGCCTGCTGTTATTTACATGCTGATTTTTATCGGGTATCCCATTGTTTATAACTGGATCATCAGTTTTCAGGATGTGACTGCAAAAACCTTGGGAAGTAAAATGAGGGAATTTATTGGTCTTAAAAATTATAAGGCCGTTTTTGCAGAAGCAACATTCCGGCAATCATTATTGCACACACTGGTCTATACGGTTGGCTGCCTGGTGATACAATTTTCATTTGGTTTTCTGTTTGCTGTTTTTTTTGCCAGGAAGTTTACGCTTTCAAAATATATCAGAGGATTTATCGTGATCAGCTGGATGCTTCCGGTTACAGTCACAGCCCTGGTCTTTAAGTTCATGTTTGCAGAGGGGAACGGCATCATCAATAAGGTTTTGATGAGCCTGCATATCATTAAAAGGCCCATTGGATGGCTTCTTAGGGGGAATACTGCAATGCTTGGACTGATCATTGCCAATTCATGGGTGGGGATTCCTTTCAACATGCTTTTGCTCACTACGGGGCTTAATAATATTCCCGGGGATATTTATGAGGCAGCGTCCATTGACGGGGCCAGCGGGATCCAGAGGTTTTTTCGGATAACCATACCGCTGTTAAAGCCTACCATCATGTCGGTTCTGGTCCTGGGATTTGTGCTGACCTTTAAAGTATTTGACCTGGTATATGTGATGACCGGCGGAGGACCTGTCACAGCGACAGAGGTTTTGTCTACTTATTCCTATAAACTGTCCTTTCAGCTGTTTCACTTTGGGGAAGGCGCTGCTGTTGCCAATGTGCTGTTCCTTTGCCTGTTCCTTGTTGCGCTGGTTTATTTAAGAACCATTTCCAGGGAAGAAGTTATGTAAATTAAATAAACGTGTAAAACCGCGCAGAAAGGAGAGAAACGTATTGAAGAAAATCCATGTTACATATAAGCAGAAGAATATACTTTTATGCCTGACGGCCATATTGATCGCCTGCGTATTTTTATTTCCCCTTTACTGGATCGTTGTGAATTCCTTTAAGCTGGACAGTGAAATCTTTGCAGGCACTCCCACCTTGTGGCCCAGGGAATTTACCTTAAGGGCTTATGAGGATCAGCTGGGGAATCTGCAGACAACAATGAAAAATTCCGTGATCATTGCCTGCGGTTCCATGATATTGTCCCTGTGCCTTGCGGTGCCCGCCGCATATGGTCTGGCCAGGTTCCGGGTAAAAGGGATGAAATTATTTGTTCTGGTGTTTTTGCTCACACAGATGCTGCCTGCCTCCCTGGTTCTTACTCCGTTATTTTTGATCTTTTCAAAGCTTGGGATATTAAATTCCTATTTAGCTCCCATATTGTCCACTGCTACCATATCCATACCGTTTATCGTGCTGATGCTCCGCCCTGGTTTTTTAAGCATTCCGGCGGAGTTGGAGGATGCTGCTAAAATCGATGGCTGCAGCGGGGCCGGTGCTTTTTTTCGCATAGCGATCCCTATTTCCAAACCAACTGTGATTACGGCGGCATGCTTCAGCTTTGTTTTTGCATGGAACGATCTGGCATACTCCATGACCTTTAATACAAAGGAAACCATGCGGCCCATGACATCGGCCATCTATACGTTTATGAACCAGTATGGCACAAAGTGGAACAGCATTATGGCATATGGAGTGCTTCTTATTTTGCCAAGCTGCCTGATTTTTGTCACCATGCAGAGATATATTGTAGAGGGCATGACAAGCGGTTCCGTAAAGGGATAGCTGATTAAAAGGAGAAAAAGAAAATGAATGTTTTCAGAAAAGAAAATAACTGCCTGAAATACCATTACGATGCGGAAGAGCTTTGGATCGAGCCATGGGGAGATAACAGCTTTCGCGTGAGAGCCACGAAAATGGCTGAAATGCCAAAAGAAAACTGGGCATTGTCCGTAGAAACAGAGGCCATCATGCCTGAGATCAAAATAGAAAAGGACTATGCCGGCATTAAGAACGGAAAAATTGAGGCCAGAATCTCCCGGTATGGAAAATTGACTTTTTACAATCAGAGAGGCGAGGTGCTGCTTGACGAATATTTAAGGAACCGGCTGGATGTGTTTGCCGGCTACTGCAGTGCCCTGGAGGTAGAGGCAAGAGAATTAAAACCCATTCCCGGAGGAGATTATCATTTATCCATGCGTTTTGTATCCGAGCCGGAAGAAAAAATATACGGCATGGGCCAGTATCAACAGCCTTATCTGAATTTGAAAGGCACGGACTTAGAGCTGGCACAGCGAAACTCCCAGGCAAGTGTGCCCTTTGCCATATCCTCTCTGGGTTATGGCTTCCTTTGGAACAATCCGGCAGTGGGAAGAGCCATTTTCGGCAAAAATATCACAACCTGGGAAGCCTATTCTGCCAAGGGGCTGGATTACTGGATCACGGCGGAGGATACACCTGCAAAAATAGAAGAGTCCTATGCAAAAGTTACGGGGACGGTTCCCATGATGCCGGATTATGCCATGGGGTTCTGGCAGTGCAAGCTGCGATATCAGACCCAGGATGAGCTTTTGGAGGTTGCAAGGGAGTATAAAAGGAGAGAGCTTCCCATATCCGTGATCGTGATTGATTATTTCCATTGGCCATTGCAGGGAGATTGGAAGTTCGATTTAAATTACTGGCCGGACCCGGATGCCATGATAAAGGAATTGGAGGAGATGGGGATCCGGCTTATGGTATCCATATGGCCCACCGTAGATTACCGCAGTGAAAACTTTCAGGAAATGAAAGAAAAGGGATACCTGATCCGGACGGACAAAGGATTCCGGATCGCAATGGATTTCCAGGGAAATACAGTCCATTTCGACGCCACGAATCCAAAGGCAAGGGAATTTGTGTGGGAAAAGGCAAAGAAAAACTATTTTGAAAAAGGTATCCGTATATTCTGGCTTGATGAAGCAGAACCGGAATACAGCGTTTACGATTTTGATAATTACCGTTATTATTTGGGGCCTAATGTGCAGATCGGAAATATTTATCCGGCAATGTATGCCAAGACCTTTTTTGATGGAATGAAAGCGGAGGGGCAGGAGAATATCATTAATCTGCTTCGCTGCGCATGGGCAGGTTCTCAGAAATACGGCGCTCTTGTCTGGTCCGGGGACATCCATTCCAGCTTTGGAAGCCTTAAGAATCAGCTGGCAGCAGGGCTTAACATGGGGATCGCAGGAATTCCCTGGTGGACTACGGATATCGGCGGATTTCATGGAGGAAATCCAAAGGATCCGGCGTTTCAGGAACTTTTGATCCGCTGGTTTGAATACGGTACGTTTTGTCCGGTTATGCGTCTTCACGGCTACCGGGAGCCATTAAAAGAGCCAATGGGAACAAAAGGCGGTGCTGCTTGTGTTTCCGGCGCTGATAATGAGGTATGGTCTTTCGGGGAGGAAGCCTATGAGATCTGCAGGACGTATTTGCAGTTAAGGAATCGTATGAAACCATATATTGCGGAATTGATGGAGGCAGCCCACCGGAAAGGCACTCCTGTCATGCGCCCTCTCTTTTATGATTTCCCGGAAGATCAACAGTCCTGGGAGGTGGAAGATGAGTATCTGTTTGGCCCGGATGTTCTTGTAGCTCCCATCCTTTATGCAGATATGAGAAATAGAAAGGTGTATCTGCCAAAGGGGAGTATATGGAAGGACTATTGGACGGGAGAAACAATGGAAGGCGGCAGAACAATCGAAGCTGATGCTCCTCTTCACAGGCTTCCGGTATTTACAAGAAATAACCGCAGTTTTTAACCGAATCAAGTGGCGAAGCGGATTGCGAATATCCGCTTGACCGGGCAGGAAAAGGGGGATAAGAAGTGAAGTTTACAAATGGCTACTGGCGGATCAGGGAAGAAATAGATCCGGTCTATGCAGTGGAATGTTATGAGTGGGAACGGAATTGTGATCAGCTGACAGTATATGCTGCAACAAAGCATATGGGGGACCGTGGGGATACCCTGAATCAGCCGCTGCTCACCGTGACGTTTTCAAGTCCCATGGAAAATGTCATTAAAGTATCTGCCGTGCATTTTAAGGGAGCAGCTTATAAAGGACCCCATTATGAGGTGGCGGAACAAAAGGGTGATTTTATATCCATAACTGAGGATAATGAAAAAATCACATATACATCAGGAAGAACCAGTGCAGTCATATATAAATCTGCAAACGGCTGGAAGGTGGAATTCAAAGAAGGAGACCGGCTGCTGACGGAAAGCGGTTACCGCAATTTTGCTTATATGCAGAACCGGGAGACAAAGAAGAACTACATGGTGGAACAGCTGCTTCTGGATGTGGGAGAATATGTTTACGGCCTGGGAGAACGGTATACTCCGTTTATTAAGAACGGCCAGACAGTTGAAATCTGGAATGAGGATGGAGGAACGGCTTCGGAACAAACTTATAAAAACGTTCCCTTTTATATCACCAATAAAGGCTATGGGTTGTTTGTGGGACATCCTGGAGACGTGCATTTTGAAGTGGGAAGCGAGAAGGTAGAACGGGTGCAGTTCAGTGTACAGACAGAGAGACTGGATTATTATATTCTCAATGGACAGACGCCTAAGGGAACCGTGCAGCTGTATACGGAGCTTACGGGAAAACCGGCATTGCCCCCGGCCTGGTCATTCGGACTGTGGCTGACAACATCTTTTACAACAAGCTATGATGAAGCAACCGTCACCGGCTTTATCCAGGGCATGGCAGACAGGGATATCCCTCTTCATACTTTCCATTTTGACTGCTTCTGGATGAAAGGGTATGAATGGTGCAGCTTTGAGTGGGATAAGGATACATTCCCTGATCCGGAAGGAATGTTAAGGCGTTTCAAAGAGCGGGGGCTGCATATCTGCGTCTGGATCAACAGCTATATCGCCCAGAAATCAGTATTATTTGAGGAAGGGCTGGAAAAGGGATATTTCGTAAAAACCCTTGATGATGATATATGGCAGTGTGACCGGTGGCAGGCAGGTATGGCTTTAATCGATTTTACCAACCCAAGGGCCTGCAAATGGTATCAGGATAAGCTGGAAAGGCTCATTGACATGGGTGTGGACTGCTTTAAAACTGATTTTGGGGAAAGGATACCGGTTACGGGCGTGAAATATTACGATGGTTCAGATACGGTTAAAATGCATAATTATTATACCTATCTTTATAATAAGACTGTTTTTGAACTTCTGGAAAGAAAGCTGGGAAAAGATAAGGCTCTGGTTTTTGCAAGATCAACGGCAGCAGGAGGACAGAAGTTTCCTGTTCACTGGGGCGGTGACTGCACCGCCACCTATCCGTCCATGGCAGAAGATTTAAGGGGAGGCTTGTCCTTATCTCTTGGAGGATATGGCTATTGGAGCCATGATATCGGCGGGTTTGAACAAACTGCTTCCGCTGACGTATATAAGCGGTGGTGTGCGTTTGGCCTTTTAAGTTCTCACAGCAGACTGCATGGTTCCTCATCTTACCGGGTTCCGTGGCTGTTTGATGAAGAGGCCAGTGATGTATTGAGGAGGTTTGTAAAGCTGAAGTGTTCCCTGATGCCTTATCTTTACAGCCAGGCAGTAAAAGCGCATAAAGAAGGAATCCCGATGATGCGCCCCATGTTTCTTGAGTTTCCGGAAGACCTCACATGTGAAACCCTGGATAAGCAGTATATGCTGGGGGATTCCCTGCTGGTGGCGCCGGTGTTGAAAGGAAATGGAGAAGTTTCCTATTATTTGCCGGAAGGAACATGGACCAATTATCTGACAGGAGAGGTGAAAGCAGGAGGAAAATGGCATAAGGAAATCTTTGACTATTTCCATCTTCCCCTCATGGTAAGGGAAAACACGGTTTTGGCAGCAGGAAATTGTGAAGAAAAGCCGGATTATGATTATACGGATGGGACATTATTAAAGCTGTTTCAGATCAGGGAAGGGGCTGAGTTCCAAACGGTAATACCAGATGAGAATGGCAGGGAAGCCATAAAGGTGGAGGTTTTAAAAAAGACTGAAAGGATTTCGGTCAACGTTAACGGCGGAAGAGGCTGGAAAATAGAAGTGCCCGGATATCCGGAGGCAAAGATACGATACCATGAGAATGGCGCGGAAATCATTTTACAGGGTTCGCCCGACCGCGATGTAAAAAACTGACTGAATCATTGTGAAACAATAAAAGCATTGCTTAAGGGAAATTAAAAAAGCCATCCCTGATTTGGGAAGGCTTTTTTGTTATGCTTCTGTTTTCCAAAATCCATGGAGATTGCAGTAGGCGAAAGCGGTTTTTGGAGAATCTCCTTTTTCCAGTGTAAAATACGCCACCGGCTCGCAGTCCGGGCTTAAAGGCACTCTGGTGATGCTTCCTGCCGTTGACTGTAAACAGACCCAGGCAATGTTGTGATCCTCGGTCATGGGATGGAATGCGCTGCCCACCTTTACGGTCACATGATTTCCGTTTG of the Lacrimispora indolis DSM 755 genome contains:
- a CDS encoding methyl-accepting chemotaxis protein, translating into MKGKHKGIKKELVTFTMACIISIVFVLSAGSIYLTYDTTQKSLAKSLKETSELVSEKITQQLKEYSIISEAIALYMKGNVQKGGNINIFLRIACSQYGLKNIDIISSDGLSAVNGKSYEQDIAYLQAKNGTPFLSDPVIHKESVSFEYAYPYDDLIIMLEFPYSVFETIIADTKLGDTGSTYILNREGTKVAHEDFSLVLAQQNDMEAAKTDQAVYGEIAKLETAMVKGETGFDFYDWNGESKFGSYTPVKDTNGWSVNVTASESEFMSGVKASMLSSVILGLVSMIIAVFIMLRITNRITKPIGQVVDSIDKLSAGDLGIELHMERRDEIGGIGEKVNEMAGKYRDIISDISRFLQEVSCGNLVVQSDCQYPGEFDGIRSSMEMIASRLNDTILNISASAQEVDYGAGQVSSVSQALASGAALQAETVEELNISIANVSEKAVKNTEHVKRASDYVNQSGARVNDGNRHMESLNEAMNEVSMFSEKISGITKMIEDIAFQTNILALNAAVEAARAGDAGRGFAVVAGEVRNLSAKSAEAAKQTAQLIGHTVKAVSEGKKQTDETAEILMEVSEKSLLLEQVIEEIQSASLDQAQAMEQIREGLSQVSAVVQANAATAQESSSSSEELAAQARILNQEVSKFKLIEEYAPPEDNDNEEQPEDPEEC
- a CDS encoding glycoside hydrolase family 31 protein; this translates as MNVFRKENNCLKYHYDAEELWIEPWGDNSFRVRATKMAEMPKENWALSVETEAIMPEIKIEKDYAGIKNGKIEARISRYGKLTFYNQRGEVLLDEYLRNRLDVFAGYCSALEVEARELKPIPGGDYHLSMRFVSEPEEKIYGMGQYQQPYLNLKGTDLELAQRNSQASVPFAISSLGYGFLWNNPAVGRAIFGKNITTWEAYSAKGLDYWITAEDTPAKIEESYAKVTGTVPMMPDYAMGFWQCKLRYQTQDELLEVAREYKRRELPISVIVIDYFHWPLQGDWKFDLNYWPDPDAMIKELEEMGIRLMVSIWPTVDYRSENFQEMKEKGYLIRTDKGFRIAMDFQGNTVHFDATNPKAREFVWEKAKKNYFEKGIRIFWLDEAEPEYSVYDFDNYRYYLGPNVQIGNIYPAMYAKTFFDGMKAEGQENIINLLRCAWAGSQKYGALVWSGDIHSSFGSLKNQLAAGLNMGIAGIPWWTTDIGGFHGGNPKDPAFQELLIRWFEYGTFCPVMRLHGYREPLKEPMGTKGGAACVSGADNEVWSFGEEAYEICRTYLQLRNRMKPYIAELMEAAHRKGTPVMRPLFYDFPEDQQSWEVEDEYLFGPDVLVAPILYADMRNRKVYLPKGSIWKDYWTGETMEGGRTIEADAPLHRLPVFTRNNRSF
- a CDS encoding carbohydrate ABC transporter permease; the protein is MKKIHVTYKQKNILLCLTAILIACVFLFPLYWIVVNSFKLDSEIFAGTPTLWPREFTLRAYEDQLGNLQTTMKNSVIIACGSMILSLCLAVPAAYGLARFRVKGMKLFVLVFLLTQMLPASLVLTPLFLIFSKLGILNSYLAPILSTATISIPFIVLMLRPGFLSIPAELEDAAKIDGCSGAGAFFRIAIPISKPTVITAACFSFVFAWNDLAYSMTFNTKETMRPMTSAIYTFMNQYGTKWNSIMAYGVLLILPSCLIFVTMQRYIVEGMTSGSVKG
- a CDS encoding cache domain-containing sensor histidine kinase — its product is MKVHMERFLGKKSSIQRKVVVAYLLIAVLPLLIITLSASILYYRSFLKEAYGLVEQNARLHEIVVQERMNAYENVLYELITKKEYIELSKDINTKDENSLLIDSAHMETLLRSCVYTYDGIRSITFLADSGRYVTYSKWYGSMNENIWSEPEQRKKIHDEIEKRQKLTFIATVNLSNSPQKDDFVILMGYPVKNLRTKEQSGVLVVALEDNVLLFDNGRQDQKGKGGDSGVTTVIVDGSDKILAGIGPAYVNGRYEDYLDKEFGGMRGISENRRKIEGTEWTIVNIIDAAVYQKEIYHFIRIVLVLMVAITFLFFVILFFISKRYLGAIQKIAQNIHDFKGTDADQIITDLNEEDELYVIVRQFNKMTARVNSLVETLRQRNEEIKAAAISQKHAEIKALEAQINPHFLYNILDSINWRAVEHDEEEISNMLGTLGSLLRYSVSNIDMMVMLEAEISWLEKYIFLQRDRFQNSFDCQYDITNEAMVFPIYKMLLQPIIENIILHAFEEVKEGGMIDVKAFIREDGKLEIRVKDNGCGMADETLAEIKKEISEEGALNGRSIGISNVVHRLRIYYQDEADIVVKSKPGEGTEFILIIPDKQEGKLYG
- a CDS encoding carbohydrate ABC transporter permease: MKLTRRERQELLFGYCLILPAVIYMLIFIGYPIVYNWIISFQDVTAKTLGSKMREFIGLKNYKAVFAEATFRQSLLHTLVYTVGCLVIQFSFGFLFAVFFARKFTLSKYIRGFIVISWMLPVTVTALVFKFMFAEGNGIINKVLMSLHIIKRPIGWLLRGNTAMLGLIIANSWVGIPFNMLLLTTGLNNIPGDIYEAASIDGASGIQRFFRITIPLLKPTIMSVLVLGFVLTFKVFDLVYVMTGGGPVTATEVLSTYSYKLSFQLFHFGEGAAVANVLFLCLFLVALVYLRTISREEVM
- a CDS encoding response regulator transcription factor, whose product is MKTVIIVEDEFRIRHGLSNLINKVNMGCRVIGEAENGYEGLKMIQDMECDIVITDIRMPKMDGLEMIEKARNIGASCTFVILSGYAEFEYARRGMRLGVKDYLLKPVMISDVKELLVKLGDRKEESPPRNFETGQYSRVVREMVTTMEENYGMRIGLDTFSEKFRLTPEYISNLFGRETGMTFSNYIKRIRIEKAKELILATDMKIYEIACRVGYPDQKYFSKVFKEYTGVSAKQFAIDSRKEERRPAGE
- a CDS encoding ABC transporter substrate-binding protein — encoded protein: MKKRLAVFTALAMAMGTLAACANKAEAPVPTETTSAAASSGALETTGSPGTGKASKEGRQEITFWHYMSEDKEGKYVVQAVEEFNNSQDEIYVTAQYLPREELMKQYTIGVVSGELPDCGMVDNPDHNSYASMGVFEDITDLYKSWPEANFMEGSINSCYYEGKLYGLPWGNNCLGLFYNREMLKAAGVEVPATWSELEAACEKLTTDKVKGLAISAIGNEEGTFQYMPWLLSSGGSVTDLTSEGSRKSMTFLQGLIEKGYISRECVNWTQADAEKQFASGQAAMMINGPWQFSSLEQDAPGLDYRVSKVPKADDGVYASVLGGENLAICKDANVEASWKFLTWMSSKEKSQEICKAMGRFSPRADVDIQVMFADDPLNSVFAEVMPDAQSRGPSPDWPEMSAAIYTAQQEVFTGQKDVDTAMADAQAKIDKIKAQ